One stretch of Hydrogenovibrio kuenenii DSM 12350 DNA includes these proteins:
- the gmhB gene encoding D-glycero-beta-D-manno-heptose 1,7-bisphosphate 7-phosphatase codes for MNKIIVLDRDGVVNQDSDAYIKHPDEWIPEPGSIEAIAKLKKSGWTVAIATNQSGVRRGYYSRQTLHAMHQKLTQLLAEYEVAVDWISYSPYVSEDNAPCRKPGTGMLQAIQNRFGLSLANVPMIGDSLADIQVAKAMKMKPMLVRTGKGERTLSKKSPELSDVPVYDNLLTAVESLL; via the coding sequence ATGAACAAAATCATTGTATTAGATCGTGATGGTGTGGTGAATCAAGACTCAGATGCTTACATTAAACATCCCGATGAATGGATTCCTGAACCTGGTAGTATTGAAGCAATTGCGAAATTGAAAAAGTCAGGGTGGACTGTTGCGATTGCAACAAATCAGTCCGGTGTTCGTCGTGGCTATTATTCCCGTCAAACTTTACATGCCATGCATCAAAAGCTTACTCAACTGTTGGCTGAGTACGAAGTTGCCGTTGATTGGATTAGTTATTCCCCCTATGTTTCTGAGGACAATGCCCCTTGTAGAAAACCTGGAACAGGGATGCTGCAAGCGATTCAAAATCGATTTGGTTTGTCTCTGGCTAACGTTCCAATGATTGGCGATTCTCTTGCTGATATTCAAGTAGCCAAAGCGATGAAAATGAAACCGATGCTTGTTAGAACGGGCAAAGGCGAACGTACCTTGTCAAAAAAATCACCTGAGTTATCGGATGTACCTGTTTACGACAACCTTTTGACAGCTGTGGAGAGCTTGCTATGA
- a CDS encoding lysophospholipid acyltransferase family protein: protein MKLLTVFRSSIFFAGHIATLIFFVVTAQVLWVAPASVRYAYIHLWARFTIRWLKWTCGVNYQVHGRENIDLSKSGVILAKHESAWETFAFQEFFPRQTFVLKQELLKIPFFGWGLKMMGPIAIDRKAGRKAMKQVIDQGTEKLAQGVWVVIFPEGTRTRHGKIGKINAGGAILAQRSGVNTYFVSHNAGQCWPTGSLLIYPGTIDVYISSPIEPSEFSVEEINQQLEDWFKAHLTPLSEFKTEVPKP from the coding sequence ATGAAGCTTTTAACTGTATTTAGGTCGTCTATTTTCTTTGCTGGGCATATTGCGACGCTTATTTTCTTTGTTGTTACCGCGCAAGTCTTGTGGGTTGCGCCTGCCTCAGTTCGCTATGCGTACATCCACTTATGGGCGAGGTTTACCATCCGATGGTTAAAGTGGACTTGTGGTGTCAATTATCAGGTTCATGGGCGCGAGAATATTGACCTTTCAAAATCTGGCGTAATCCTTGCTAAACATGAGTCGGCCTGGGAAACTTTTGCGTTTCAAGAGTTCTTTCCACGTCAGACGTTTGTTTTAAAACAAGAATTACTGAAAATTCCTTTTTTTGGATGGGGATTGAAGATGATGGGGCCGATTGCAATTGATCGCAAAGCCGGCCGCAAAGCGATGAAACAGGTAATTGATCAAGGGACTGAAAAGCTTGCACAAGGCGTTTGGGTGGTAATCTTTCCAGAAGGCACCCGAACCCGCCATGGAAAAATAGGCAAAATTAATGCTGGAGGGGCAATTCTTGCCCAACGATCAGGTGTTAATACCTACTTTGTCTCTCACAATGCGGGGCAATGTTGGCCAACGGGTAGTTTGCTTATTTATCCAGGAACGATTGATGTGTATATCAGTTCACCGATAGAGCCATCGGAATTTTCAGTTGAAGAGATTAACCAGCAATTAGAGGATTGGTTTAAAGCGCACCTTACGCCCCTTTCTGAGTTTAAGACGGAGGTGCCTAAACCCTAA
- a CDS encoding motility protein A produces the protein MSKLASIVGIILGLIVVLFNMVDFKSGELLSAFFNLQALMVVLGGTFAAAFINYPFSQMMCFFKGFIKVLTSEPASQSTIIEQLMYLSHLAYTKGELALEKEIENQTDPFLGFALTEMMIYRDEEHLRSSLENHLNSMRMRHLNCQDVFNNMASYAPAFGMMGTVMGLIMMMTSQVGGGDAANVVGQSENMLNSLLTGMGLALVTTFYGVLFANFIFIPMSGKLKVLSDAEVVKDEIIIFGVMGLKQKQAPLMMKESLLSYVNHKTKQKLDLELH, from the coding sequence ATGAGCAAATTAGCAAGTATAGTAGGCATTATTCTTGGCTTGATCGTCGTCCTGTTCAACATGGTCGATTTCAAGTCAGGCGAACTGTTATCTGCATTCTTTAATTTGCAAGCTTTGATGGTGGTCTTAGGCGGGACTTTCGCCGCTGCATTTATCAACTATCCCTTCAGTCAGATGATGTGCTTTTTTAAAGGTTTTATAAAAGTTTTAACTTCTGAACCTGCTTCACAATCCACAATTATTGAACAATTGATGTATCTATCTCATCTAGCCTATACAAAGGGCGAGTTGGCTCTCGAAAAAGAAATTGAGAATCAGACTGACCCTTTTTTGGGTTTTGCACTAACTGAAATGATGATTTACCGTGATGAAGAACATCTGCGTTCAAGCCTTGAGAATCATTTAAACTCTATGCGTATGCGTCATTTGAACTGTCAGGATGTGTTCAATAACATGGCTTCCTATGCACCAGCATTCGGAATGATGGGGACGGTAATGGGGTTGATTATGATGATGACTTCTCAAGTAGGAGGGGGAGATGCAGCTAATGTGGTTGGGCAATCTGAGAACATGCTTAACTCTTTGTTAACCGGTATGGGGTTGGCATTGGTAACTACCTTTTATGGTGTGTTGTTTGCCAATTTTATTTTTATTCCCATGTCAGGAAAACTTAAAGTGCTTTCTGATGCAGAAGTGGTTAAAGATGAAATTATCATTTTTGGTGTAATGGGTTTAAAACAGAAGCAAGCACCATTGATGATGAAAGAAAGTTTACTCTCTTATGTTAACCATAAAACGAAGCAGAAGTTAGATTTAGAGCTTCATTAA
- the glyS gene encoding glycine--tRNA ligase subunit beta — MTDTTADFLVEIGTEELPPKALKALSEAFAKGITAGLEVAELSFGEVSTYASPRRLAVRVQALQTVQADKTIERKGPAKKAAFDDQGEPTKALLGFARGCGAEVDALSEIETEKGTWMVYYLEQKGETAKVLLPEIVSQSLAKLPIPKRMRWGASDVEFVRPAHWVLMLLDDQIVPATILGLSSGHTTRGHRFHAPQEIEIAMPVDYVSKLEVEGKVKVDFAERSEMIRSQVEAAAKSMNGIADIDEDLLEEVTALNEWPQAVVGDFDEVFLSVPSEALISAMKGHQKYFHLLNQDGSLMAKFITFSNIESSNPDSVKKGNERVIRPRLADAKFFWDQDRKQSLDDFLPRLKTVVFQQKLGTLYDKIERLETLTVKVGKPLGEEPQLLERAARLSKCDLMSEMVGEFPDLQGIMGRYYALEQGENAAVADALDAQYQPRFAGDELPNSGVAQALAIADKLDTITGIFGLGQVPTGDKDPFALRRSALGLLRIMIEKQLNLDLELLIRESIKLHDAVESSDALTAEIYDFIISRLKAYYADKGVSAEEFEAVRVCAPSHPIDFDKRIAAVQQFSAMEEAESLSAANKRIANILKKLDEPFAETVETRLFETDAEKVLFATLDELREEVSCLIADRDYAKAMQALARIRKPVDVFFDEVMVMADDMSVRNNRLALLNQIYQLFLQIADISRLSA, encoded by the coding sequence ACTGATACAACTGCAGATTTTTTGGTTGAAATTGGTACTGAAGAGCTACCGCCAAAAGCATTAAAAGCTTTGTCAGAAGCTTTTGCAAAAGGTATTACTGCCGGACTAGAAGTGGCTGAATTGTCTTTTGGCGAAGTGAGCACTTATGCTTCGCCTCGTCGTTTGGCGGTTAGAGTACAAGCATTGCAAACTGTGCAGGCAGACAAAACGATTGAACGCAAAGGTCCAGCTAAAAAAGCCGCATTTGACGATCAAGGTGAACCGACCAAGGCATTGCTAGGTTTTGCTCGTGGTTGCGGTGCTGAAGTCGATGCGTTATCTGAGATTGAAACTGAAAAAGGGACATGGATGGTTTATTACCTTGAGCAAAAAGGTGAAACGGCCAAGGTTTTGTTACCGGAAATAGTGAGTCAATCTTTGGCAAAACTCCCAATTCCTAAACGTATGCGTTGGGGTGCTTCTGATGTTGAATTTGTGCGTCCAGCTCACTGGGTGTTGATGTTGTTGGATGATCAGATTGTGCCTGCGACAATTTTAGGCTTGTCTTCTGGTCACACAACGCGTGGTCATCGTTTCCATGCGCCACAAGAAATTGAAATTGCGATGCCTGTTGATTATGTCTCTAAGTTAGAAGTGGAAGGTAAGGTTAAAGTAGATTTTGCAGAGCGTTCTGAAATGATTCGATCGCAAGTTGAAGCCGCTGCGAAGTCGATGAACGGTATTGCCGATATCGATGAAGATTTATTGGAAGAAGTCACCGCATTGAATGAGTGGCCGCAAGCCGTGGTGGGTGATTTTGATGAAGTGTTTCTATCCGTACCTTCCGAAGCATTGATTTCAGCGATGAAAGGCCATCAAAAATATTTCCATTTATTGAATCAAGATGGCAGCTTGATGGCTAAGTTCATTACTTTTTCCAATATTGAAAGTAGCAATCCTGATTCTGTGAAGAAAGGGAACGAACGTGTTATTCGTCCTCGACTTGCCGATGCAAAATTTTTCTGGGATCAAGACCGCAAGCAATCTTTAGATGATTTCTTACCTCGTTTGAAAACAGTCGTTTTCCAACAAAAGTTAGGGACTTTGTATGACAAGATTGAACGTCTAGAAACGCTAACGGTAAAAGTTGGTAAGCCTCTGGGTGAAGAGCCACAATTACTAGAAAGAGCAGCACGTTTGTCCAAGTGTGATTTGATGTCTGAAATGGTAGGAGAATTCCCTGATCTGCAAGGAATTATGGGGCGCTATTATGCATTAGAGCAGGGCGAGAATGCTGCGGTAGCCGATGCCTTAGATGCACAGTATCAACCAAGGTTTGCTGGCGATGAGCTGCCAAATTCAGGTGTGGCTCAAGCTTTAGCAATTGCTGATAAGCTCGACACAATTACCGGAATTTTCGGTTTGGGTCAGGTGCCAACGGGTGATAAAGATCCTTTTGCGTTACGTCGTTCTGCACTTGGTTTGCTGCGAATCATGATTGAAAAACAGCTAAACCTTGATCTGGAATTACTGATTCGTGAAAGTATCAAGTTGCATGATGCGGTTGAAAGCTCTGATGCATTGACTGCCGAGATATACGATTTTATTATCAGTCGCCTAAAAGCCTATTATGCAGATAAAGGGGTTTCTGCTGAAGAGTTTGAAGCAGTACGCGTGTGTGCACCAAGTCATCCAATAGATTTTGATAAGCGTATTGCGGCTGTTCAACAATTTAGCGCGATGGAAGAGGCAGAAAGCCTGAGCGCGGCTAATAAGCGAATTGCCAATATTTTGAAAAAACTAGATGAACCTTTCGCAGAAACTGTCGAAACAAGACTGTTTGAGACGGATGCAGAAAAAGTGCTTTTCGCAACTCTTGATGAGTTGAGAGAAGAGGTAAGTTGCTTGATTGCTGATCGTGATTATGCAAAAGCAATGCAAGCTTTAGCTCGCATTCGCAAGCCAGTGGATGTGTTCTTTGATGAAGTTATGGTAATGGCAGATGACATGTCTGTTCGTAATAACCGCTTGGCATTATTGAATCAAATCTATCAACTCTTTTTGCAGATAGCAGATATCTCTCGTCTGTCAGCGTAA